The following are encoded together in the Gasterosteus aculeatus chromosome 7, fGasAcu3.hap1.1, whole genome shotgun sequence genome:
- the peli3 gene encoding E3 ubiquitin-protein ligase pellino homolog 1 isoform X1 has translation MYLKAAQYWCDKCLLARNRNRARERGRRDIGRSALTSNRSELVADSGVTEELHPVLLLVLPLLLLLLLPLRSSSPSLRSPGRTGTDGTRSQTQAPTRPPRRKNNAQIRASPGPSLANISGSEPQLWPVGMVLEGSSEALCPPPSLELRPSCNKSQPSPPLGSSSQPHDGVFPEDKEPVKYGELIVLGHNGSLANGDKGRRRSRLALYKRPKANGVKPDVIHNVSTPLVSKALSNKSQHSISYTLSRSHSVIVEYTHDTNTDMFQIGRSTESMIDFVVTDTAGSSSGQGGGSAGEGGGGGQSAQSTISRYACRIMCERSAPYTARIYAAGFDSSKNIFLGERAAKWRTSDGLMDGLTTNGVLVMHPAGEFVSEPAPGVWREISVCGNVFALRETRSAQQRGKLVENESNTLQDGSLIDLCGATLLWRTPSGLRHTPTLKQLESLRQELNAARPQCPVGFNTLAFPSLAQREIVDKKQPWVYVNCGHVHGYHNWGYRKEKGPAGPGGTAPASTGERECPMCRRVGPYVPLWLGCEGGLYLDAGPPTHAFCPCGHVCSEKTVVGWSQIPLPHGTHAFHAACPFCGTWLTGEQGHIKLIFQGPVD, from the exons ATGTACCTAAAGGCAGCACAATATTGGTGCGATAAATGCCTTTTAGcgagaaacagaaacagagcgagagagagaggcaggcggGACATCGGGCGGTCTGCTCTTACATCCAACAGGAGTGAACTGGTCGCAGACTCCGGTGTAACGGAGGAGCTACACCCTGTGCTGCTTCTTGTTcttccacttctcctcctcctcctccttcctctccgctcgtcctctccatccctccgcTCGCCAGGCCGCACGGGGACTGACGGAACCCGCTCCCAGACGCAAGCGCCCACCCGCCCACCCAGAAGGAAGAATAACGCACAGATCCGAGCCAGTCCCGGACCTTCGTTGGCAAATATCAGCGG CAGCGAGCCCCAGTTGTGGCCGGTGGGCATGGTTTTGGAGGGCAGCTCAGAGGCGCTGTGTCCCCCCCCATCTCTAGAGCTGCGCCCGTCCTGCAACAAGAGCCAGCCCTCGCCTCCTCTGGGCTCAAGCTCGCAACCCCACGACGGAGTTTTCCCTGAGGACAAGGAGCCCGTCAAGTACGGCGAGCTCATCGTCTTAGG GCACAATGGGTCGCTGGCCAATGGAGACAAGGGTCGCAGAAGAAGTCGCCTGGCCCTCTATAAGAGACCTAAAGCCAATGGGGTCAAACCTGATGTCATCCACAATGTCTCAACCCCTCTGGTGTCAAAG GCACTCAGCAACAAAAGCCAGCACAGCATATCCTACACATTGTCACGGAGCCACTCTGTCATTGTGGAGTACACCCATGACACCAACACAGACATGTTTCAG ATTGGTCGGTCCACAGAGAGCATGATCGACTTCGTGGTGACGGACACTGCGGGCAGCAGCAGTGGCCAGGGTGGGGGCTCAGCaggggagggcggcggcggaggcCAGTCAGCCCAGAGCACCATCTCCCGCTACGCCTGCCGCATCATGTGCGAGCGCAGCGCTCCCTACACAGCCCGCATCTATGCCGCTGGCTTCGACTCCTCCAAGAACATCTTTCTGGGG GAGCGCGCCGCCAAATGGAGGACGTCGGACGGCCTGATGGACGGCCTGACCACCAACGGGGTGCTGGTGATGCACCCTGCGGGGGAGTTCGTGTCTGAACCCGCTCCGGGTGTCTGGAGGGAAATCTCTGTTTGTGGAAACGTCTTTGCCCTGAGGGAGACTCGCTCAGCCCAACAAAGGGGAAAACTG GTGGAAAACGAGTCAAACACCCTCCAGGATGGCTCTCTGATCGATCTTTGTGGGGCTACTCTGCTGTGGAGGACCCCTTCCGGACTGCGCCACACCCCCACCCTCAAACAGCTGGAGTCCCTTCGCCAGGAGCTGAACGCAGCCCGGCCCCAGTGTCCCGTGGGCTTCAATACGCTGGCCTTCCCTAGTCTGGCCCAGCGAGAGATCGTCGACAAGAAGCAGCCCTGGGTCTACGTCAACTGCGGCCACGTACACGGCTACCACAATTGGGGCTATCGTAAGGAGAAGGGTCCCGCCGGCCCCGGGGGCACGGCACCAGCCAGCACCGGGGAGAGGGAGTGCCCCATGTGCCGGCGAGTGGGCCCCTATGTGCCGCTGTGGCTGGGCTGTGAGGGAGGACTGTACCTGGACGCAGGCCCGCCTACTCACGCCTTCTGCCCCTGCGGCCACGTATGCTCAGAAAAGACAGTGGTCGGGTGGAGCCAGATCCCGTTGCCCCACGGCACCCACGCCTTCCACGCTGCCTGCCCCTTCTGTGGGACCTGGTTGACAGGGGAGCAGGGCCACATTAAACTCATCTTCCAAGGGCCCGTCGACTGA
- the peli3 gene encoding E3 ubiquitin-protein ligase pellino homolog 1 isoform X2: MYLKAAQYWCDKCLLARNRNRARERGRRDIGRSALTSNRSELVADSGVTEELHPVLLLVLPLLLLLLLPLRSSSPSLRSPGRTGTDGTRSQTQAPTRPPRRKNNAQIRASPGPSLANISGEPQLWPVGMVLEGSSEALCPPPSLELRPSCNKSQPSPPLGSSSQPHDGVFPEDKEPVKYGELIVLGHNGSLANGDKGRRRSRLALYKRPKANGVKPDVIHNVSTPLVSKALSNKSQHSISYTLSRSHSVIVEYTHDTNTDMFQIGRSTESMIDFVVTDTAGSSSGQGGGSAGEGGGGGQSAQSTISRYACRIMCERSAPYTARIYAAGFDSSKNIFLGERAAKWRTSDGLMDGLTTNGVLVMHPAGEFVSEPAPGVWREISVCGNVFALRETRSAQQRGKLVENESNTLQDGSLIDLCGATLLWRTPSGLRHTPTLKQLESLRQELNAARPQCPVGFNTLAFPSLAQREIVDKKQPWVYVNCGHVHGYHNWGYRKEKGPAGPGGTAPASTGERECPMCRRVGPYVPLWLGCEGGLYLDAGPPTHAFCPCGHVCSEKTVVGWSQIPLPHGTHAFHAACPFCGTWLTGEQGHIKLIFQGPVD; encoded by the exons ATGTACCTAAAGGCAGCACAATATTGGTGCGATAAATGCCTTTTAGcgagaaacagaaacagagcgagagagagaggcaggcggGACATCGGGCGGTCTGCTCTTACATCCAACAGGAGTGAACTGGTCGCAGACTCCGGTGTAACGGAGGAGCTACACCCTGTGCTGCTTCTTGTTcttccacttctcctcctcctcctccttcctctccgctcgtcctctccatccctccgcTCGCCAGGCCGCACGGGGACTGACGGAACCCGCTCCCAGACGCAAGCGCCCACCCGCCCACCCAGAAGGAAGAATAACGCACAGATCCGAGCCAGTCCCGGACCTTCGTTGGCAAATATCAGCGG CGAGCCCCAGTTGTGGCCGGTGGGCATGGTTTTGGAGGGCAGCTCAGAGGCGCTGTGTCCCCCCCCATCTCTAGAGCTGCGCCCGTCCTGCAACAAGAGCCAGCCCTCGCCTCCTCTGGGCTCAAGCTCGCAACCCCACGACGGAGTTTTCCCTGAGGACAAGGAGCCCGTCAAGTACGGCGAGCTCATCGTCTTAGG GCACAATGGGTCGCTGGCCAATGGAGACAAGGGTCGCAGAAGAAGTCGCCTGGCCCTCTATAAGAGACCTAAAGCCAATGGGGTCAAACCTGATGTCATCCACAATGTCTCAACCCCTCTGGTGTCAAAG GCACTCAGCAACAAAAGCCAGCACAGCATATCCTACACATTGTCACGGAGCCACTCTGTCATTGTGGAGTACACCCATGACACCAACACAGACATGTTTCAG ATTGGTCGGTCCACAGAGAGCATGATCGACTTCGTGGTGACGGACACTGCGGGCAGCAGCAGTGGCCAGGGTGGGGGCTCAGCaggggagggcggcggcggaggcCAGTCAGCCCAGAGCACCATCTCCCGCTACGCCTGCCGCATCATGTGCGAGCGCAGCGCTCCCTACACAGCCCGCATCTATGCCGCTGGCTTCGACTCCTCCAAGAACATCTTTCTGGGG GAGCGCGCCGCCAAATGGAGGACGTCGGACGGCCTGATGGACGGCCTGACCACCAACGGGGTGCTGGTGATGCACCCTGCGGGGGAGTTCGTGTCTGAACCCGCTCCGGGTGTCTGGAGGGAAATCTCTGTTTGTGGAAACGTCTTTGCCCTGAGGGAGACTCGCTCAGCCCAACAAAGGGGAAAACTG GTGGAAAACGAGTCAAACACCCTCCAGGATGGCTCTCTGATCGATCTTTGTGGGGCTACTCTGCTGTGGAGGACCCCTTCCGGACTGCGCCACACCCCCACCCTCAAACAGCTGGAGTCCCTTCGCCAGGAGCTGAACGCAGCCCGGCCCCAGTGTCCCGTGGGCTTCAATACGCTGGCCTTCCCTAGTCTGGCCCAGCGAGAGATCGTCGACAAGAAGCAGCCCTGGGTCTACGTCAACTGCGGCCACGTACACGGCTACCACAATTGGGGCTATCGTAAGGAGAAGGGTCCCGCCGGCCCCGGGGGCACGGCACCAGCCAGCACCGGGGAGAGGGAGTGCCCCATGTGCCGGCGAGTGGGCCCCTATGTGCCGCTGTGGCTGGGCTGTGAGGGAGGACTGTACCTGGACGCAGGCCCGCCTACTCACGCCTTCTGCCCCTGCGGCCACGTATGCTCAGAAAAGACAGTGGTCGGGTGGAGCCAGATCCCGTTGCCCCACGGCACCCACGCCTTCCACGCTGCCTGCCCCTTCTGTGGGACCTGGTTGACAGGGGAGCAGGGCCACATTAAACTCATCTTCCAAGGGCCCGTCGACTGA
- the peli3 gene encoding E3 ubiquitin-protein ligase pellino homolog 1 isoform X3, with protein sequence MSSEPQLWPVGMVLEGSSEALCPPPSLELRPSCNKSQPSPPLGSSSQPHDGVFPEDKEPVKYGELIVLGHNGSLANGDKGRRRSRLALYKRPKANGVKPDVIHNVSTPLVSKALSNKSQHSISYTLSRSHSVIVEYTHDTNTDMFQIGRSTESMIDFVVTDTAGSSSGQGGGSAGEGGGGGQSAQSTISRYACRIMCERSAPYTARIYAAGFDSSKNIFLGERAAKWRTSDGLMDGLTTNGVLVMHPAGEFVSEPAPGVWREISVCGNVFALRETRSAQQRGKLVENESNTLQDGSLIDLCGATLLWRTPSGLRHTPTLKQLESLRQELNAARPQCPVGFNTLAFPSLAQREIVDKKQPWVYVNCGHVHGYHNWGYRKEKGPAGPGGTAPASTGERECPMCRRVGPYVPLWLGCEGGLYLDAGPPTHAFCPCGHVCSEKTVVGWSQIPLPHGTHAFHAACPFCGTWLTGEQGHIKLIFQGPVD encoded by the exons ATGAG CAGCGAGCCCCAGTTGTGGCCGGTGGGCATGGTTTTGGAGGGCAGCTCAGAGGCGCTGTGTCCCCCCCCATCTCTAGAGCTGCGCCCGTCCTGCAACAAGAGCCAGCCCTCGCCTCCTCTGGGCTCAAGCTCGCAACCCCACGACGGAGTTTTCCCTGAGGACAAGGAGCCCGTCAAGTACGGCGAGCTCATCGTCTTAGG GCACAATGGGTCGCTGGCCAATGGAGACAAGGGTCGCAGAAGAAGTCGCCTGGCCCTCTATAAGAGACCTAAAGCCAATGGGGTCAAACCTGATGTCATCCACAATGTCTCAACCCCTCTGGTGTCAAAG GCACTCAGCAACAAAAGCCAGCACAGCATATCCTACACATTGTCACGGAGCCACTCTGTCATTGTGGAGTACACCCATGACACCAACACAGACATGTTTCAG ATTGGTCGGTCCACAGAGAGCATGATCGACTTCGTGGTGACGGACACTGCGGGCAGCAGCAGTGGCCAGGGTGGGGGCTCAGCaggggagggcggcggcggaggcCAGTCAGCCCAGAGCACCATCTCCCGCTACGCCTGCCGCATCATGTGCGAGCGCAGCGCTCCCTACACAGCCCGCATCTATGCCGCTGGCTTCGACTCCTCCAAGAACATCTTTCTGGGG GAGCGCGCCGCCAAATGGAGGACGTCGGACGGCCTGATGGACGGCCTGACCACCAACGGGGTGCTGGTGATGCACCCTGCGGGGGAGTTCGTGTCTGAACCCGCTCCGGGTGTCTGGAGGGAAATCTCTGTTTGTGGAAACGTCTTTGCCCTGAGGGAGACTCGCTCAGCCCAACAAAGGGGAAAACTG GTGGAAAACGAGTCAAACACCCTCCAGGATGGCTCTCTGATCGATCTTTGTGGGGCTACTCTGCTGTGGAGGACCCCTTCCGGACTGCGCCACACCCCCACCCTCAAACAGCTGGAGTCCCTTCGCCAGGAGCTGAACGCAGCCCGGCCCCAGTGTCCCGTGGGCTTCAATACGCTGGCCTTCCCTAGTCTGGCCCAGCGAGAGATCGTCGACAAGAAGCAGCCCTGGGTCTACGTCAACTGCGGCCACGTACACGGCTACCACAATTGGGGCTATCGTAAGGAGAAGGGTCCCGCCGGCCCCGGGGGCACGGCACCAGCCAGCACCGGGGAGAGGGAGTGCCCCATGTGCCGGCGAGTGGGCCCCTATGTGCCGCTGTGGCTGGGCTGTGAGGGAGGACTGTACCTGGACGCAGGCCCGCCTACTCACGCCTTCTGCCCCTGCGGCCACGTATGCTCAGAAAAGACAGTGGTCGGGTGGAGCCAGATCCCGTTGCCCCACGGCACCCACGCCTTCCACGCTGCCTGCCCCTTCTGTGGGACCTGGTTGACAGGGGAGCAGGGCCACATTAAACTCATCTTCCAAGGGCCCGTCGACTGA
- the rab1ba gene encoding zRAB1B, member RAS oncogene family a, with amino-acid sequence MNPEYDYLFKLLLIGDSGVGKSCLLLRFADDTYTESYISTIGVDFKIRTIELDGKTIKLQIWDTAGQERFRTITSSYYRGAHGIIVVYDVTDQESYNNVKQWLQEIDRYASENVNKLLVGNKCDLTTKKVVDYTTAKEFADSLAIPFLETSAKNATNVEQAFMTMAAEIKKRMGPGATAGGDKPNLKIDSTPVRQSGGGCC; translated from the exons ATGAATCCCGAATA TGACTACCTCTTTAAGCTCCTGCTCATCGGAGACTCTGGAGTCGGGAAGTCCTGCCTCTTGCTCCGCTTCGCT GATGACACCTACACAGAGAGCTACATCAGCACCATCGGAGTGGACTTCAAGATCCGCACTATCGAGCTTGACGGCAAGACCATCAAACTGCAGATT TGGGACACTGCCGGCCAGGAGAGGTTTCGCACCATCACCTCCAGTTACTACCGCGGAGCCCACGGCATCATAGTGGTTTATGATGTGACGGATCAG GAGTCCTATAACAACGTCAAGCAGTGGCTTCAGGAAATCGACCGCTACGCCAGTGAAAATGTCAACAAGCTGCTGGTGGGAAACAAGTGTGACCTGACCACTAAGAAAGTAGTGGACTACACAACAGCCAAG GAGTTTGCCGACTCCTTGGCCATCCCCTTCCTGGAGACCAGCGCCAAGAACGCCACCAACGTGGAGCAGGCCTTCATGACCATGGCCGCGGAGATCAAGAAGCGCATGGGCCCCGGGGCCACGGCCGGCGGAGACAAGCCCAACTTGAAGATCGATAGCACCCCCGTCCGGCAGTCCGGGGGGGGCTGCTGTTAA